The Cylindrospermopsis curvispora GIHE-G1 genome contains a region encoding:
- the psbA gene encoding photosystem II q(b) protein, with amino-acid sequence MTTAIQQRQSANVWDRFCEFITSTNNRLYIGWFGVLMIPTLLAATTCFIIAFIAAPPVDIDGIREPVAGSLMYGNNIISGAVVPSSNAIGLHFYPIWEAASLDEWLYNGGPYQLVIFHFLIGVACYLGREWELSFRLGMRPWICVAFSAPLAAATAVFLIYPIGQGSFSDGMPLGISGTFNFMIVFQAEHNILMHPFHMLGVAGVFGGSLFSAMHGSLVTSSLVRETTETESQNYGYKFGQEEETYNIVAAHGYFGRLIFQYASFNNSRSLHFFLAAWPVVGIWFTALGVSTMAFNLNGFNFNQSIIDSQGRVIGTWADVINRANLGMEVMHERNAHNFPLDLAAGEVAPVALTAPAING; translated from the coding sequence ATGACCACTGCCATTCAACAGCGCCAAAGCGCTAACGTATGGGATCGCTTCTGTGAATTTATCACCAGCACCAACAACCGCCTTTATATTGGTTGGTTCGGCGTGTTAATGATCCCCACCCTTCTCGCAGCTACCACTTGCTTCATCATTGCTTTTATTGCTGCTCCTCCCGTGGACATCGACGGTATTCGCGAACCCGTAGCTGGTTCCTTGATGTACGGTAACAACATCATCTCCGGTGCTGTGGTTCCCTCCTCCAACGCTATTGGTTTGCACTTCTACCCCATTTGGGAAGCTGCATCCTTAGACGAATGGTTATACAACGGTGGTCCTTACCAACTAGTAATTTTCCACTTCTTGATTGGTGTAGCTTGCTACCTAGGTCGTGAATGGGAATTGTCCTTCCGTTTAGGCATGCGCCCTTGGATTTGCGTAGCATTCTCTGCTCCTTTGGCAGCAGCTACCGCAGTATTCTTAATCTACCCCATCGGACAAGGTTCATTCTCTGATGGTATGCCTTTAGGTATCTCTGGAACCTTCAACTTCATGATTGTGTTCCAAGCAGAGCATAACATTCTCATGCACCCCTTCCACATGCTAGGAGTAGCAGGTGTATTCGGTGGTAGCTTGTTCAGCGCTATGCACGGTTCCTTGGTAACATCCTCCTTAGTAAGAGAAACAACTGAAACCGAATCTCAGAACTACGGTTACAAGTTTGGACAAGAGGAAGAAACCTACAACATCGTAGCAGCACACGGTTACTTCGGTCGCTTAATATTCCAATATGCTTCATTCAACAACAGCCGTTCACTACACTTCTTCTTGGCAGCATGGCCAGTAGTAGGAATCTGGTTTACAGCACTGGGTGTAAGCACCATGGCATTCAACCTGAATGGATTTAACTTCAACCAATCCATCATTGATTCTCAAGGTCGTGTAATCGGTACATGGGCTGACGTAATCAACCGCGCTAACCTAGGTATGGAAGTAATGCACGAGCGCAATGCGCACAACTTCCCCTTAGACCTAGCTGCTGGTGAAGTAGCTCCTGTAGCATTAACCGCCCCCGCAATCAACGGTTAA
- a CDS encoding 3'-nucleotidase, whose protein sequence is MTQITEKLKKFTILHSNDMHGDFLAEAKSGEGNLVGGLSLLSGYINKVRQDDDTNSIVERLLAVNSF, encoded by the coding sequence ATGACTCAAATTACAGAAAAACTCAAAAAGTTTACGATTTTGCATTCCAATGATATGCACGGCGACTTTTTAGCGGAGGCTAAAAGCGGAGAAGGTAATTTGGTTGGTGGGTTGTCATTACTTTCTGGTTATATTAATAAAGTGCGTCAAGATGATGATACTAATAGCATTGTGGAGAGGTTGCTAGCAGTTAACAGTTTTTAA
- a CDS encoding M23 family metallopeptidase, with protein MPYSHRSTKKQKQYNQDLTAKRFASTVPAQTLSWLSSISLLSGGFVFAQTESPVDNIVSTVEVSQPTTLGDKGQNDQGSLPVESKVTELKTGVQTQGKSSEVNSNLESVPTEGNSESRSESSPTSVILKVPVLPALKSQPETLPSTQPIPETSTLVIPVTSQPNNSDNGNTGKDYNSTQIDPTEYNGNSTVKYDAPSSVEITGRTQDCKAVISQSGKSVGTCGGKNPTNSSVANSTRKSAPTWLKKSAPVNLGKSPLKTVPGENALSTNNSSPRPQSQKSEEVVNSLAATVNNSQNWHSLGSNSSSRHTSGGKQGYMGRISTKTSYNRPRIPDPREFSSGTTVTPITPSFGTLPPPMIEGKVAPRPSKVAYDFDLASVLPQVPYITSFADSTNSGSISGVTFPLSFAAPITSLFGWRTHPITGDRRFHAGMDIAAPTGTPILAAEKGQVEMADWMGGYGLAVTINHNHRQQTLYGHMSEILVRPGQWVEPGMIIGRVGSTGNSTGPHLHFEVRHLTANGWVAVDPSMQLQAGMNSLYSRVAYNYKSQSKQLR; from the coding sequence ATGCCCTATTCCCATAGATCTACTAAAAAGCAAAAACAGTATAATCAAGACTTAACAGCCAAACGCTTTGCTTCTACAGTACCAGCTCAAACTTTATCCTGGTTGAGCAGTATTAGCCTACTAAGTGGGGGTTTTGTATTTGCCCAAACCGAATCGCCAGTAGATAATATTGTCTCTACAGTGGAAGTTTCTCAACCAACCACATTGGGAGATAAGGGGCAAAATGATCAGGGATCCCTACCCGTGGAATCAAAGGTGACGGAATTGAAAACTGGTGTGCAAACCCAGGGGAAGAGTTCAGAAGTTAACTCAAATCTTGAAAGTGTTCCAACAGAGGGGAATTCTGAATCTAGGTCAGAAAGTTCTCCAACTTCAGTAATCCTGAAAGTTCCCGTACTTCCCGCCCTAAAGTCCCAACCTGAAACATTACCTAGTACTCAACCTATCCCAGAAACATCCACACTAGTAATTCCAGTGACTAGTCAACCCAATAATAGTGACAACGGGAATACAGGTAAGGACTATAATAGCACTCAAATTGATCCCACGGAATATAACGGAAATAGTACTGTTAAATATGATGCACCTAGTTCCGTGGAAATTACGGGAAGAACTCAAGATTGTAAAGCGGTAATCTCTCAGTCAGGGAAATCTGTTGGCACTTGTGGTGGCAAAAATCCCACTAATTCATCAGTAGCGAACTCTACCCGAAAGTCAGCACCTACTTGGCTAAAGAAAAGTGCACCTGTGAACTTAGGTAAAAGCCCACTTAAAACAGTACCCGGTGAAAATGCACTGAGCACTAATAATAGCAGTCCCAGACCCCAAAGTCAGAAGTCTGAGGAAGTTGTCAATTCCTTAGCTGCTACTGTGAATAATTCCCAAAATTGGCATAGTCTAGGATCCAATTCCAGTAGTCGTCATACCAGCGGGGGGAAACAGGGTTATATGGGAAGAATTTCCACAAAGACTAGCTATAATCGACCTCGCATACCTGACCCCAGAGAATTTTCCTCTGGCACAACGGTGACTCCAATTACTCCCAGTTTTGGCACTCTACCACCACCAATGATAGAAGGAAAGGTGGCACCCCGTCCCAGTAAGGTTGCCTATGATTTTGACCTGGCATCGGTTTTACCACAAGTCCCTTATATTACTTCCTTTGCTGATAGTACTAATTCCGGTAGTATTTCCGGTGTTACATTTCCCTTATCCTTTGCAGCGCCTATTACCTCCCTATTTGGTTGGAGAACACATCCTATCACAGGCGATCGCCGTTTCCATGCTGGGATGGACATTGCCGCACCCACAGGAACACCAATTTTAGCAGCAGAGAAGGGACAAGTAGAAATGGCTGATTGGATGGGTGGTTATGGTTTAGCAGTAACCATTAATCATAACCACAGACAACAAACCCTTTACGGTCACATGTCAGAAATTTTAGTCCGTCCTGGACAATGGGTAGAGCCAGGAATGATCATCGGTCGTGTGGGTAGCACGGGCAACTCCACAGGTCCCCACCTTCATTTTGAGGTTCGTCACCTGACTGCCAATGGCTGGGTTGCTGTGGATCCTAGCATGCAGTTACAGGCCGGAATGAATAGTCTTTATAGTAGAGTTGCCTACAACTACAAATCCCAAAGCAAACAACTACGATAA
- a CDS encoding bifunctional nuclease family protein: MIEMRVAGIALDAITRSPIVLLKDSSDRRALPIYIGQEQARAIMGAMEHQKPPRPLTHDLMVNILEVWDMTLEKVIIHSLQKDTFYAALIVQQGDVKKEIDSRPSDAIAIALRTNSPIWVMEEVVADASIPVNRDADEAEQQAFREFVSNLRPEDLIKRFGNSDG, translated from the coding sequence ATGATTGAAATGAGAGTCGCTGGTATAGCATTAGATGCCATAACCCGCAGCCCGATCGTACTCCTGAAAGATAGTTCAGATCGTCGAGCTTTACCAATCTACATTGGTCAAGAGCAAGCTAGAGCTATCATGGGTGCTATGGAGCATCAAAAACCACCCAGACCTTTAACTCATGACCTCATGGTCAATATTTTGGAAGTGTGGGATATGACCCTAGAAAAGGTCATTATTCATTCTTTACAAAAGGATACTTTCTATGCAGCTTTAATTGTTCAGCAAGGTGATGTGAAAAAGGAGATTGATTCTCGTCCTAGTGATGCGATCGCCATTGCTTTACGTACCAATTCGCCTATTTGGGTGATGGAAGAAGTGGTGGCGGATGCTTCTATTCCTGTAAACCGTGATGCTGATGAAGCTGAACAACAAGCGTTTCGGGAATTTGTTTCCAATCTTCGTCCGGAGGATTTAATTAAACGATTTGGCAACAGTGATGGTTAA
- the petN gene encoding cytochrome b6-f complex subunit PetN, giving the protein MILTLGWVSLMVVFTWSIAMVVWGRNGL; this is encoded by the coding sequence ATGATTTTGACACTAGGTTGGGTATCGCTAATGGTCGTCTTTACATGGTCCATTGCCATGGTCGTTTGGGGACGTAACGGACTGTAG
- a CDS encoding aldo/keto reductase has protein sequence MKYRRFGKTNLELSVFSLGTMRCITDVEIFHHTIEKALEWGINHLETARGYGKSEEYLGTAIKTGLSVPRGQFYITTKIPPCADNSTMERHIDESLQKLNVDYLDALGIHGLNTEQHWQWVKSNNGCMKAIQRAIDDGRIKHVGFSTHGSLKIILDAINTDYFEFVNLHYYYFFQRNNLAVAAAKEKDMGVFIISPADKGGRLYTPSDKLKELCQPFTPLELNYRFLLSDSRITTLSVGAANPEELTVPLAVSDNISNLTPAEVKVFKNLENYQTQILGTDKCSQCYDCLPCPENINIPEILRLRNLTVAYNMIDYGKYRYGMLENAGHWFPGMKGNRCTDCGDCLPKCPENLDIPHLLQNAHETLNGKASRRLWD, from the coding sequence ATGAAATACCGTCGTTTTGGTAAAACTAATTTAGAATTATCCGTGTTTTCCCTGGGGACAATGCGGTGTATAACTGATGTGGAAATTTTCCATCACACTATAGAAAAGGCTTTAGAATGGGGAATAAATCATTTAGAGACTGCTAGGGGTTACGGTAAAAGTGAGGAGTATTTAGGTACGGCTATTAAAACAGGTTTATCAGTACCCCGAGGTCAATTTTATATTACGACTAAAATCCCTCCTTGTGCAGATAACAGCACTATGGAGCGACATATTGATGAGTCTTTACAGAAACTAAATGTTGATTATTTAGATGCTTTGGGTATTCATGGCTTGAATACAGAGCAGCATTGGCAATGGGTAAAGTCTAATAATGGCTGTATGAAAGCTATACAAAGAGCAATAGACGATGGTAGAATTAAACATGTTGGTTTTTCTACCCATGGTAGTTTAAAGATTATTTTGGATGCCATTAATACAGATTATTTTGAGTTTGTGAATTTGCATTATTATTATTTTTTCCAGCGCAATAATTTAGCAGTTGCAGCAGCAAAAGAAAAAGATATGGGTGTATTTATTATTTCTCCTGCAGATAAGGGTGGGAGACTGTATACACCATCGGATAAATTAAAGGAACTGTGTCAACCCTTCACCCCTCTGGAATTGAATTATCGGTTTTTGTTGAGTGATTCGCGAATTACCACCCTAAGTGTAGGTGCTGCAAATCCAGAGGAATTAACTGTACCCTTAGCAGTTTCTGATAATATTAGTAATTTAACACCAGCAGAAGTCAAAGTTTTTAAAAACTTAGAAAATTACCAGACTCAAATTTTGGGAACTGATAAATGCAGTCAGTGTTATGATTGTTTACCCTGTCCGGAAAATATCAACATCCCCGAGATTTTAAGGTTACGAAATCTAACAGTTGCCTACAATATGATTGATTATGGCAAATATCGTTATGGAATGCTAGAAAATGCTGGTCATTGGTTTCCTGGTATGAAGGGAAACCGATGTACAGACTGTGGTGATTGCTTACCCAAATGTCCCGAGAATTTAGATATTCCCCATTTATTGCAGAATGCCCATGAAACATTAAATGGCAAAGCTAGCAGAAGATTATGGGATTAA
- a CDS encoding riboflavin synthase translates to MFTGLIQGLGRIKPLSGNLWQITLIHPLTSPTSTIIKDLSYGDSVSVDGVCLTVEELLQEGFIATASPETLQRTTLGTKEVQSRYVNLETSLRVGGKVGGHFVMGHVDGIGELVSSAQTASSWEMTFIAPPDIARYIVPKGSIAINGISLTVARYQPEHYQFTVAVIPVTYSETNLNCLVPGSWVNLEADILGKYVEKFLSMSYQEHQAPEEITPAFLMENGYV, encoded by the coding sequence ATGTTTACAGGCTTGATTCAAGGATTAGGTAGGATTAAACCTTTATCAGGAAATTTATGGCAGATTACACTTATTCATCCGTTAACAAGTCCTACAAGTACAATTATCAAAGATTTAAGTTATGGTGATAGTGTATCCGTAGATGGTGTATGTCTAACAGTAGAAGAACTTCTCCAAGAAGGCTTTATCGCTACTGCTTCACCAGAAACCCTACAGCGAACAACTTTAGGCACGAAGGAGGTTCAGAGTAGATATGTGAATTTAGAAACCTCCCTGCGCGTGGGGGGTAAAGTAGGGGGTCACTTTGTTATGGGTCATGTGGATGGAATTGGTGAGTTAGTTTCCTCAGCACAAACGGCCAGCTCTTGGGAAATGACCTTTATTGCACCACCTGACATAGCTCGCTATATTGTTCCCAAAGGTAGCATCGCCATTAATGGCATTAGTCTCACGGTGGCCAGATATCAACCTGAACACTACCAGTTCACTGTGGCCGTAATTCCAGTCACATACTCAGAAACTAATCTTAACTGTTTAGTCCCTGGCAGTTGGGTGAATCTGGAAGCAGATATTCTCGGTAAATACGTAGAAAAATTCCTTTCTATGTCATACCAAGAACATCAAGCTCCAGAGGAAATCACACCAGCGTTTTTAATGGAAAATGGTTACGTCTAG
- a CDS encoding phytoene desaturase family protein, whose protein sequence is MQSLNIRKSYDVVVAGGGHNGLIAACYIAKAGRSVLVLEQQDKVGGTAVSEQLFPGIEAQLSVYAYLVGMLPQKIVSDLNLDFQFRQRDPASFSPFEKNGKHQGLLISNSSQSITKNSFEQLTGNLNEYDSYCKFHRLQKYLGKHIWPSLLEPMQTREEIKNRFQTEEEKLAWKLFIEQPLGVAIEEFFDSDLVRGLVLTDGVIGTFAHPHDPSLQQNRTFLYHLIANGSGDWCVPVGGMGKLTQQLVTQCQKFGVDILNCAEVIKINPDPEQAIVQFQYNNQESYVRGNYILANIAPKKLSQLLPGYEVVNDPKDVGSFVKINMVLSKLPRPRANYDSVQAFTGTFHINEGYQNIIHSYNMAIQGVIPEQPPGEFYCHSLTDNSILSPLLKAKGYQTLTLFGLEMPYTLFIPDNETNKKKVLALYLKAVNQYLLDPIEDCIARDENGDFCVDITTPVDVERKMGIPTGHVFHQALSWPFVESEEERGMWGVEIGFDNIFLCGSGAKRGGCVSGIPGHNAAMKILGY, encoded by the coding sequence GTGCAATCTTTAAATATACGAAAAAGTTATGATGTAGTAGTTGCTGGCGGCGGACATAATGGACTCATTGCCGCTTGTTATATTGCCAAAGCAGGTCGCTCTGTTTTGGTGTTAGAACAGCAAGATAAAGTAGGGGGGACAGCTGTTTCAGAACAACTATTTCCTGGTATTGAAGCTCAACTTTCAGTTTATGCTTATCTTGTGGGAATGTTACCCCAAAAAATAGTCTCTGATCTCAACTTAGATTTTCAATTCAGACAAAGAGATCCAGCTTCCTTTAGTCCCTTTGAAAAAAATGGAAAACATCAAGGTTTGTTGATTAGTAATAGTTCGCAGAGCATCACGAAAAATTCCTTTGAGCAACTGACGGGAAATTTGAATGAATATGATAGTTATTGCAAATTTCATCGACTGCAAAAATATTTGGGCAAGCATATTTGGCCATCTTTGCTAGAACCAATGCAGACCAGAGAAGAAATTAAAAATCGCTTTCAGACGGAAGAGGAAAAATTAGCTTGGAAATTATTTATCGAGCAACCTTTAGGAGTGGCAATCGAAGAGTTCTTTGACAGTGATTTGGTTAGAGGTTTAGTATTAACTGATGGAGTAATTGGTACCTTTGCCCATCCCCACGATCCCTCATTGCAACAAAATCGGACATTTCTTTATCATCTCATTGCCAACGGTTCGGGAGATTGGTGTGTCCCAGTTGGAGGGATGGGAAAATTAACACAACAACTTGTTACCCAATGCCAAAAATTTGGTGTGGATATCTTAAACTGTGCTGAAGTTATTAAAATCAACCCAGATCCTGAGCAAGCAATCGTTCAATTTCAATACAATAATCAGGAAAGCTATGTCAGGGGAAACTATATTTTAGCCAACATCGCACCAAAAAAACTCTCACAATTATTGCCTGGCTATGAGGTTGTTAACGACCCTAAAGATGTAGGTTCTTTTGTCAAAATTAACATGGTTCTAAGCAAACTACCTCGACCGAGGGCAAATTACGATTCTGTGCAAGCATTTACTGGAACCTTTCATATCAATGAAGGCTATCAAAACATTATCCACAGCTACAACATGGCAATTCAAGGAGTAATCCCAGAACAACCACCTGGAGAGTTTTATTGTCATAGCCTAACAGATAATTCTATTCTATCCCCACTCCTGAAGGCAAAAGGCTATCAAACCTTAACTTTATTTGGTTTAGAAATGCCTTACACGTTATTTATTCCAGATAATGAAACAAATAAAAAGAAAGTGTTGGCACTTTATCTAAAAGCGGTTAATCAATATTTATTAGACCCGATAGAAGATTGTATTGCCCGGGATGAAAATGGCGATTTTTGTGTTGATATTACCACTCCAGTAGATGTGGAAAGGAAAATGGGTATTCCCACAGGTCACGTATTTCATCAAGCTCTCTCATGGCCTTTTGTAGAAAGTGAAGAAGAACGTGGAATGTGGGGTGTAGAAATTGGTTTCGATAACATATTTTTATGCGGTTCCGGCGCTAAACGGGGAGGATGCGTAAGTGGAATACCCGGTCACAATGCAGCTATGAAAATACTCGGGTACTGA
- a CDS encoding bile acid:sodium symporter family protein, which produces MESNIFTSLILPIALGTMMLGMGLSLVPEDFQRVGKYPKAVAIGLISQLFILPLIGLAIAKLVPMQPAIATGLMILALCPGGVSSNLVTFLAMGDVALSVTLTALSSLITVFTIPIFANLASQHFFGQGAVVELPIQKIKYAC; this is translated from the coding sequence ATGGAATCCAATATCTTTACATCCCTGATCTTACCTATCGCCTTAGGCACAATGATGCTTGGTATGGGGTTGTCCCTTGTGCCAGAGGACTTTCAGCGAGTGGGTAAATACCCAAAGGCCGTGGCAATTGGGTTAATCAGTCAGTTGTTCATACTGCCCCTCATTGGATTGGCGATCGCAAAGCTTGTACCCATGCAACCTGCGATCGCTACAGGTTTGATGATTTTGGCCTTATGTCCGGGGGGAGTTTCCTCAAATTTGGTGACATTTTTGGCAATGGGTGATGTAGCTTTAAGCGTCACACTGACAGCTTTAAGTAGTTTAATTACCGTATTTACCATTCCCATTTTTGCAAATTTGGCCAGTCAACATTTTTTTGGGCAAGGTGCAGTGGTGGAGTTGCCAATACAGAAAATCAAGTACGCGTGTTAA
- a CDS encoding biotin--[acetyl-CoA-carboxylase] ligase, translating to MEFNQQLLKHYWKRHLESEQQQPHLLSSVHVFESLPSTNQTAWQLLSQGEKRGCVVIAQQQTAGKGQWGRQWLSPQGGLYISLGIPLQLEVANGYQLTLASAWGIASQLKNCGVEARIKWPNDLVLNRRKLGGILTETKVQRGQITQVVIGVGVNWKNPVPETGINLHSWQNENLWPISGLEMLAAQVLLGIQSGLDCLQDEGISIVVSRYLDLLVNLGDQVCVNIPFSGENENNLVETGVLATVVGVTPQGHLRLQTSGNREELIQGEISLEPGTISLGYTQFSV from the coding sequence GTGGAATTTAATCAACAACTTTTGAAACACTACTGGAAACGTCACTTAGAATCAGAACAACAACAGCCACATTTACTCAGTTCTGTGCACGTTTTTGAAAGTTTACCATCAACAAATCAAACGGCGTGGCAATTGTTGAGTCAAGGGGAAAAACGGGGATGTGTAGTGATTGCCCAACAGCAAACTGCGGGAAAGGGACAGTGGGGAAGACAATGGTTATCTCCCCAAGGCGGATTATATATTTCCCTGGGCATACCTTTACAACTGGAAGTTGCCAATGGGTATCAACTAACTTTAGCCAGTGCTTGGGGAATTGCATCCCAGTTAAAAAATTGTGGCGTGGAAGCAAGAATAAAGTGGCCAAATGATTTAGTATTAAATCGTCGTAAACTGGGAGGCATTTTAACAGAAACTAAAGTTCAACGAGGACAAATTACCCAGGTGGTCATTGGCGTAGGTGTCAACTGGAAAAATCCCGTGCCAGAAACCGGTATTAACCTACATTCTTGGCAAAACGAGAATTTGTGGCCAATTTCTGGACTGGAAATGCTTGCTGCTCAGGTTTTACTGGGAATACAGTCCGGTCTGGATTGTTTACAAGACGAAGGAATAAGCATTGTTGTGTCCCGTTATCTGGATTTACTTGTCAATTTGGGTGATCAAGTATGTGTCAATATCCCATTTTCAGGTGAAAATGAGAATAATTTAGTTGAAACTGGTGTTTTAGCTACCGTGGTCGGGGTTACACCCCAAGGTCATTTGCGCCTACAAACATCCGGTAATAGAGAGGAACTCATCCAAGGAGAAATTTCTCTTGAACCAGGTACAATCAGTTTGGGTTACACTCAATTCTCTGTTTAG